The Cytophagales bacterium genomic interval ATTTAATAATATATTTGCTTCAATATTTGATGGTGAAATAACATTATTGATATTATAAAAACTTTTAAATGTATTTGAATATCTACTCTTTAATAATACATATATTACACACAATATTAAAGTTACAATTAAAAGGTAATTATTAATAGGTTTTTTTTCTCTATCAAGAGGCGGTGCAACTGCTGAATTCGTATAAGTATCATAAAGCTCAGGGCTTTTCGGAATGACTTGATAGATTTCCTTAAAAGGTAAATCTCCATCAGGGTGCCAAAAACTAATAAACACACTCCTGTTCTCAGAGTTGCCAGATGCTATGCTATCAATATCAATTATGACAGTATCGCTTGTTTCAGATGTAAAGCATAATTTATGATTGATAAAAAGGCATAAATTTTTTACTCCGTAAAAACTAATCAGAAAGGGCAGCCCCCCTAACAGCCCCCCTTCCGTCCCCCCAAAGGGGGGAGACTTTGCCAACCCCTTTCCCTTTGGGAAGTGTGGTGGGAAAGTCCCCCCTTTGGGGGAATTTAGGGGGGCTGTTAGGGGGGCTTTTAAAGTTTGACTAATTACTTTAACGTTTGAATGAAGTTTGTCTATGTAAGGTACATAAGCAGCATATTTTTTGTCATAAACAACCCAATTATCTTCCAGTGACACTACCTTCTGGTATTGTTGTCTTTCAGCGTATGCAAATTCGGATGTAAATAATATGATGATAAAAATTACAAAACACATCTGGTTATTAGTTTGTTAGTTTTTAGTTATGGTTACTTAGTTATTGGTTTTAGTTTATTAGTTTTATAGTTTACTTCTTTGCCTAAATGTGATTTTTAACAAAACAGATGGCAAGCCGCCTAAAAGAGCGCCAAACTAAACAACTATAAAACCAGAACTAAAAACTATTCAACTATAACTAACCAACCACCCAACTAATAACTAAAAAAAATCAGGTATTTTTTATTTTTTTAAATTTGCCTATAACCTCAATAATAATACCCAATAATAAAGATATTGATATTAAAAAAATCAACAACCTGATATTACCAATTTTTGAAAGATAAATAGTAATGGCAATAATTATCAAATTAAGTAAAGTCAATATTATTAT includes:
- a CDS encoding DUF4271 domain-containing protein, which gives rise to MCFVIFIIILFTSEFAYAERQQYQKVVSLEDNWVVYDKKYAAYVPYIDKLHSNVKVISQTLKAPLTAPLNSPKGGTFPPHFPKGKGLAKSPPFGGTEGGLLGGLPFLISFYGVKNLCLFINHKLCFTSETSDTVIIDIDSIASGNSENRSVFISFWHPDGDLPFKEIYQVIPKSPELYDTYTNSAVAPPLDREKKPINNYLLIVTLILCVIYVLLKSRYSNTFKSFYNINNVISPSNIEANILLNPMVDVNLYFMLAFCFLLSFVLQYIGYQNGIMAQSEYFNLHGSVYLFLLKFLRNPSPVISLSVVAFFVFFILVIKYYLLLTFSWLLKCRQFIKYHYIDTIRIIQILGLIILPLAAFLVYKNNDIEEFILKFIFYTLIFFFLLILFRTIILINKLTSFRNLHLFSYLCATELIPSVVLIKLIL